In Serinus canaria isolate serCan28SL12 chromosome 5, serCan2020, whole genome shotgun sequence, the following proteins share a genomic window:
- the LOC103823626 gene encoding uncharacterized protein LOC103823626, translating to MDSEEEQAPRRPAQGLMEELRSPCGSQVPQASGHSSQVAACSREPPRQALQLRPLRGSGPGAAGADAAALGSQRDMCAALLGDVAGVVERTGGAGASAISGSLHPSQRLSETCQSAQSTEPVDRSPSSLGLTDFNDAAAPLSLEVARESPEVQTGAQPDPGEPSQAKLAEQQASWSQQQPSRSCQDAVLLVPAGNSPSLVVETSLETPRRFLHLQEAVPREPKRATKGSLLAAPAIVKSRVQPTMPGQRRCRPAPLHRGSCGRLCALPWPDSAARRPVGCGAGGGGSGRGLSVQAAASWPDGTCVPVEIVLMERVGSGCHNIIQLLDWFELPDSFMLVMERLEASQDLLQVLLEREFLCEEMARWLFVQVLEAVRHCTACGVLHWDIKPENLLVDPDSGDLKLIDFGCGTFLQEGAYTWFAAPPGTHAYSPPEWICLGRYHGHAATIWSLGVLLYVMVCGDLPFQDNRAIVLGQLFFWLQVSPECQHLIRWCLAMRPADRPELEEILRHPWVRGRRL from the exons ATGGACAGCGAAGAGGAGCAAGCGCCCCGGCGTCCGGCCCAGGGGCTCATGGAGGAACTGAGGAGCCCCTGTGGCTCCCAGGTGCCCCAGGCCTCGGGCCACTCCTCGCAGGTGGCCGCGTGCTCCCGCGAGCCCcccaggcaggcactgcagctgcggCCCCTGCGTGGCAgtggcccaggagctgcaggagctgatgcggcagctctggggtcacaACGGGACATGTGCGCCGCTCTACTCGGGGATGTAGCAGGCGTTGTGGAAAGAACTGGAGGAGCTG gagcctctGCTATCTCTGGCAGCCTCCATCCCTCGCAGAGGCTCAGTGAGACCTGTCAGTCTGCACAAAGTACAGAGCCCGTGGACAGGTCTCCCAGCTCCCTTGGACTCACGGACTTCAACGACGCGGCCGCACCCCTGAGCCTTGAGGTGGCCAGGGAAAGCCCAGAAGTCCAAACAGGAGCCCAGCCCGATCCAGGGGAGCCTTCTCAGGCGAAGCTGGCTGAGCAGCAAGCatcctggagccagcagcagccatccCGCAGCTGCCAGGACGCTGTGCTGCTTGTGCCGGCTGGCAACAGCCCGAGCCTGGTGGTGGAGACGAGCCTGGAGACACCAAGGAGGTTCCTCCATCTCCAGGAAGCTGTCCCAAGAGAGCCCAAGAGGGCCACGAAGGGCTCTCTACTAGCAG CCCCGGCCATCGTCAAGAGCAGAGTCCAGCCCACGATGCCGGGACAGCGACGGTgccgccccgccccgctgcACCGAGGCTCCTGCGGCCGCCTGTGCGCGCTGCCCTGGCCGGATTCTGCTGCTCGCCGGCCCGTCGGCTGCGGAGCGGGAGGCGGGGGCAGCGGCCGTGGGCTCAGCGTGCAGGCCGCAGCATCGTGG CCCGACGGCACCTGCGTGCCCGTGGAGATCGTGCTCATGGAGAGGGTGGGCTCTGGTTGCCACAACATCATCCAGCTCCTCGACTGGTTCGAGCTGCCTGACAGCTTCATGCTGGTGATGGAGCGTCTGGAGGCATCGCAGGATCTCCTGCAGGTTTTGCTGGAGCGGGAGTTCCTGTGTGAGGAGATGGCGCGCTGGCTTTTCGTCCAGGTGCTGGAGGCCGTGCGGCACTGCACCGCCTGCGGCGTCCTGCACTGGGACATTAAGCCGGAGAACCTCCTCGTGGACCCGGACAGCGGCGACCTGAAGCTCATCGACTTCGGTTGCGGCACCTTCCTCCAGGAGGGGGCCTACACGTGGTTTGCCG CGCCGCCTGGAACGCACGCCTACAGCCCGCCCGAGTGGATCTGCCTGGGCCGCTACCACGGGCATGCGGCGACCATCTGGTCCCTGGGCGTGCTGCTGTACGTCATGGTCTGCGGGGACCTCCCCTTCCAGGACAACCGTGCCATTGTGCTTGGGCAGCTCTTCTTCTGGCTGCAGGTCTCTCCAG AGTGCCAGCATCTGATCCGCTGGTGCTTGGCCATGCGCCCCGCAGACAGGCCGGAGCTGGAGGAGATCTTGCGCCACCCTTGGGTGCGGGGCCGGCGTTTGTGA